CTCACGTCCGCTTGGCCTTGGGGCTGTGTGCGAGGTGAATCGTCCCCGGGCAACCACGTAGTCACCATGTTAAAGTCGAAGTCTTTTTTATGCGCCGATTTTGGCGCCGGCACACTCAAAGTGGCCGAGTTCGAGGCGACGCCCGAAGGCGGTTTGCGTCTCCTCCGCTTCGGGGTTCGCTCGCTGGGGATAGAAGGTTCCCAAGAAGCTGCTCGAGAAAGAGTCCTCCTGAAAGGCTTGCAGGATCTCATCGCCGAACGCGGCTTTGCGTCCAAGCAAGTCAATGCTTGCGCGCCCGGGTTTCACGTTTTCTCCAAGTTCGTCAAGCTGCCCCCGGTTGACTCTTCGAAAGTCACCCAGATCATTCAGTACGAGGCCCAGCAAAATGTGCCCTTCCCGCTCAATGAAGTGGTGTGGGACTACCAAATCCTGGGTAACACGGCGAGCGGCGAACTCGAGGTGCTCCTGGTGGCCATCAAGTCGGACTTGGTGGAAACCATGTATCGAGCCGCTGAAGGGGCCGGCCTGCGCATCCATCTGGTCGATGCTTCCCCGGCCGCCCTGGCCAATGCCTTCAAGTTTAATTACGGCGATGTGGAAGGTTGCTCCATGCTCCTTGACATCGGAGCCAAGACCAGCAACGTGCTTTTCTTCGAGAAAGGCAAAGTCTTTTCCCGCGGCATCAACATTGGGGCCAATTCGATAACGCAGGACTTCATGGCGGAAGCCAAAATGCGCTTCGCGGACGCCGAGTTGTTCAAAATCAACGAAGGCTTCGTCGGCTTGGGCGGTGCCTATGAAGATCCGGAAAATCCGAAACAGGCCGCCATTTCCAAAGTTGCCCGCCAAGTGTTGACCCGGCTCCACATTCAGGTCAACCAGACGATCCAGTTCTATCGGACGCAACAGGGCGGTTCCCCCCCTCAGCGCGTCTTCATCTGCGGCGGCGCTTCCGTCATGCGCTATGCCATGGAGTTCTTCCAGGAGAAGCTCAATCTCCCCATCGAATACTTCAATCCTTTCCGAAGTGTGACCTTGTCCGATACGGTGGAAGTTTTAGAGCTCGAAAAGGTTGCGCATACTTTCTCTGAAGTCGTCGGACTGGGATTGCGCAACTTGGCCCAATGCCCGGTCGAACTGAATCTGATTCCGAAGCATCTGCTGAAGCGGCAGGAGCTGAGTCAGAAGAAACCTTATTTCATCGCGACCGCTCTCTGTTTGATCCTTGTCGTGTTTGCCGGTGGTTTCTACTACTCCAAAGTCACCGAAGTTCAAGATCGAGCGACCGAGAAGCTCTCAGGATACGCCGTGCCGCTGAACGAAAAGAAAGAGCGGCTCGAAAAAGAGGAAGCCAAGATTGCCAACGCGAAGAAGGAGTTGGAAGTGCTCGGTGAGCTCGTCCAGGAGCGCTTGACGTGGCCTGAAATGCTCGTCGCCTTGCGGAAAGTCATGCTGGAAACCGAGGAAGCCACCCGCCGGAAGCTCGGAGTTGAAACCGGTCTCTGGTTCGAGAGTTTTACCCCCGAGTTGCCCGCCGAAGACCCCAACGCAGGCTCCGGTGAATCTTCGACCGAAGGGTCCAGCCCGATGAGGTACATGATGGATCCGCGCATGATGGCACGCTACGGCCTCATTATGCGGCCCCCTGCGGGAGGCGATCCTGCCGCAGATCCCGCCGCAACCGGGGATCCCGCCGCCGATGGCGGAGAGAAAAAATCCGGCAACACGAACGAAGTCAAAATCATCAATGCGGTCTGCCGTGGGGTGAATAATATGCGAATCCGGAGTTCGGCCAACACCGAGCTCGCCTTCGATTTTCAGCATCAGTTGCAGAACCACGAGCTGCTCAAACCGTTCCTGGAAGGCACCAATGGCACGAAACTTTCCAAGGAGTTAGGCGTGGTTACCGAAACGGAACCCACCTTCAGTTTTGGTGTGGTCTTGAAGCTCAAGAAGCCGATCAAGCTCTAATCACCCTATGCCCTGGATCAAAAAGAATCTTGGCCTCGTCCTCATCGGGGTGGTCGCGTTGGGATTGCTCGGTGTCGCCGGTTATTTTCTCTGGGACAACATGCAGAAAGCCGGGGAATCCGCCGCCAAACTGCAGGAACAAACCGATCTGCTCAACCAACTCGCGGAACGTAAACCTCACCCTGGGACAGATAAACTCAACAACATCGAAGCGGCCAAACAAGATGTAACCCGGGTGACCAACTTCCTCTCGGAGTTGAAATCCAAACACTTCTCGATCATCCAAGTCTCGAACACCGTCGATCCGTCCACCTACAAATCGAAACTTGAGAACACGATTGGGAACCTCGAGCGCGCGGCGAAAAATGTCAGCGTCAGCCTGCCGCCCCAGTTTAATTTTGGATTCGGCGACCAGCGCAAGAAAGTCGAATTCAAATCAAAATACATTCCGCTCCTGATGTCCCAACTCGAGGATGTCGATCAAATTGCGAAGGCCCTCATCGCCGCGCGTGTCAATCAGGTGATCAGCTTCCGACGATCCCCAACGCCCGATGATCCGGAAATTGGCGGCGAGGAGTATCTCATGCATTACAAGCTGAAGACCAATTCCACGGTCGACGCCATCTCTTCCACCTATGAAGCCACGTTCGTCGGTTTCTCAGCGGAACTGGCAACCGTGATGGAAGCACTTCTCCGGGCTCCCGGCTGTTTCAATGTGAAGTCCGTCAGTATGGAGGTTTTCTCGACTACCGACGAGCAATCCGGTGAAGGCGGCGAGTCCACGACTTCGATGCCCTCCTCGGTGCTCTCCCGCTACGGCGGCATGGGCATGGATCCCCGCATGGCGGCTCGCTATGGCCTCTTAGGCAGGGGGGGCGGGGCAGGAGGCCGCATGGGCAACTACCGGCCTCCCATGGGAATGACTCCGATGGTCCAAGCCGTCCAACAGCCTCAAACCGGAAAGGCCCCCGGAACGCATATCGACGAGAGCAAGGTCAAATTCAAACTGCTGATCGAAGTGGTCAAGCTTACGAAAGCCTAATTGGCGCATGGATTTTCTAAAGAAGCACTACGAAAAACTGATTCTCAGTTTGGTTCTTTTGGGCTCGGTCGGCGGAACCGCCTTCATGTACTTCCAAATGACTTCGGTGGAGGAAAAAATCGCCGACACAGAACGTGTCGTGGTCAATCCGCCGAACGCGAAAAAGTACGAGACCGTGGACCTTTCGACCAATGAACTGGCAGTGGCCAAGCTCAAGAATCCTCCGCGCGTGGTGCTGACCGGGACCAACAATCTCTTCAATTCAGTCAAATGGATCCGCAAAGGCGATGGCTCCATCATCAAGTTGTCCTCCGGTAACGAAATCGGACCGGCGGCCGTCAACGTGACCAAAGTCACCCCGTTGCACCTCATCGTGGCCTTCGAAGGAGTCAATGCCGCGGGCGGCACCACCCGTTACCAGTTTGGACTCACCCGCGAAGCTGACAAGAGCGTCGGGAAACGTAGAAAAGTGCCTGTCTATCTGACCCCCGGTGGCAGAGTGGAAGGCCTCCTCCTCAAAGAAATCAAGGGGCCTGCGGATAATCCCACCGAATTCACGCTGGTCTGGACCGATGAAAATCGCGAGTTCAAAGTGACTCGCGAAGCCGAGCATAAGTCCGTCACCGGTTACATGGTCGATCTCAACTATCCTCCGGAAAACATCAACCGGATCGCAATGAGGAAGGACGACAAGATCACCTTCGGCGGCGAGACCTACAATCTCGTTGCCATCACCGATCGAGACGTGACATTGTCGGCCAAATCAAACGGCAAAAACACCACGGTCCGGTTCCGAGGCGCGCTGGAACCGTAAGGCTTTTTTGCCCCTTTTGCTTTCAAACAAACCCAAGCCCATGATCAAAGCAGTCACTACCACTCTGAGTCTGGCCCTCTTTCTACACGCCGCGACCCCCGTCGCCGCCCAGCAGTCCATCGCCCAGACCGCCGAAGAAGAATCGATTCGAAGGCAGGAAGCCACGATTCTCCTCCGCAAGACCCTGACCGATGCTCAAGCCGCCCAGAAGCGCAATGACTTGGCCTCATCCGCGAAACTGTACGAGGAGGCCTATACTCTGGTCATGCGGATTGGGGTCGGCATCGAACAGGAGCGCAAACAAACCATCGGCGGGTTAAGCTCCGTGCGATTCACCCTCGCCGACAAGGCCAAAAAGAGCGGCAACCTCAAGGAAGCCGACGCACAAGTCAGCCGCGTCCTCCGCATCGATCCCCTCAATTCCAAAGCCATTGCTCTCAAGAAAGAAGTGGACAGAGGCTTGGAAGCGCAAAAGGGACGCGTGCCGAGCGAGGACACCATGGCCCGGCTCCCGGAATTCAAGGACCAGAATATCAAGACAGGCACCAAGGTCCAGGACGCCATTGTCCTCTACCAAGCCGGCAAGTTGGATGAAGCGGAAGCCAAGCTGAATGAGGCGATCAAGGAAGAACCCACGAATCGGGCTGCCTTTTACTACCTGACCCTCGTCAAGAATGCGAAGAGCAATGAGGTCGGACGCCGTCGAATTCTCGATGGAACGGATGCCCTGCTTGATGTTCAGAAGGCTTGGACAGCACCCACGCAAAGGCTGAACCTTCCCACTTCTAACCCCTTTGCGCGAACGAACACGGTTTACACCGGCGCTGGAAGGCAGGCCATTTACGCCAAGTTGGACAAGATCCGTCTGGACGAAGTCTTTTTTCCCGGTGTTTCGCTCATCGATGTGGCGCGGAATCTGACCACCAA
The DNA window shown above is from Verrucomicrobiota bacterium and carries:
- the pilM gene encoding type IV pilus assembly protein PilM, encoding MLKSKSFLCADFGAGTLKVAEFEATPEGGLRLLRFGVRSLGIEGSQEAARERVLLKGLQDLIAERGFASKQVNACAPGFHVFSKFVKLPPVDSSKVTQIIQYEAQQNVPFPLNEVVWDYQILGNTASGELEVLLVAIKSDLVETMYRAAEGAGLRIHLVDASPAALANAFKFNYGDVEGCSMLLDIGAKTSNVLFFEKGKVFSRGINIGANSITQDFMAEAKMRFADAELFKINEGFVGLGGAYEDPENPKQAAISKVARQVLTRLHIQVNQTIQFYRTQQGGSPPQRVFICGGASVMRYAMEFFQEKLNLPIEYFNPFRSVTLSDTVEVLELEKVAHTFSEVVGLGLRNLAQCPVELNLIPKHLLKRQELSQKKPYFIATALCLILVVFAGGFYYSKVTEVQDRATEKLSGYAVPLNEKKERLEKEEAKIANAKKELEVLGELVQERLTWPEMLVALRKVMLETEEATRRKLGVETGLWFESFTPELPAEDPNAGSGESSTEGSSPMRYMMDPRMMARYGLIMRPPAGGDPAADPAATGDPAADGGEKKSGNTNEVKIINAVCRGVNNMRIRSSANTELAFDFQHQLQNHELLKPFLEGTNGTKLSKELGVVTETEPTFSFGVVLKLKKPIKL